TTACACACTTCATGGCACTTTTGGTTTTTCTACTTGTAGTTTTTAATGTATTCTACATTTGAGTCTTTCATCAGTTAAATGTGTTTCAGTTATCTTCTCCCaatttgtggttttcattctctttacGGTAGTTTTGATTAGTAGGCAGTCTTAATGTAATTGAATGTTTTATAGTTGTCATTTATGGTTAGTGTTTTTTCTGTCTTAAGAAAAACCTCTATACTATATTAAAGTCTTCAAGCTCTTTTGtctttcacatttaggtcttcaatccatctagcattatttttatttgtgttgtGAGGTAGGGATccgatttcatttttttcaatatggAAAACAGATTGTTCCATCTATTAGAAATCTAACCATGTTGGAAGTCTGATCCCACAGGACTTGGCCACATATAGCCTGTCAACACACAAGTGGGTCTGTTTCTGAGACTACTGTCTGTCATTGGTCTATTTGTCTACCCTTAAAGCAGTACCACACCATCTTAACTGCTATACCTTAGAATAAGTATAGGTGCCCTGGCTTGTTGGAACTTCCACATAAGTTTAAGAATTATCTTGTTATGATACACAGACACAAATCTATTGAAATCATGACTTTATTTGTATTGAACCTATAAAACAGTTTAGAGGGAACTGAGAGCTTTATGACACTGAGTCTTCCATTCGATAAATACGTATAtctatttagtattttaaaatttctttctataaatttttatatttttttccaagaaTGTTGGATTCTTTTAATTCCTAAGAAGTTCATAAATGgtatctttattaaaattttctttgttagcatataaaagcagatttttaaatatggattttgtatcagaaatcttaaaattctttttttttttggcctcactatacagcatgctggatcttagttcccccaccagggatcaaatccgtggcccctgcagtggaagcacagagtcttaaccactggaccactgagaaAGTCCCAGAAATCTTAAACTCTTAATAATTCTTATAATTTATCCATGGActattttgaattttctaaatatacagtggtatcatctacaaatggggcttccctggtggctcagtgataaagaatccacctataatgcagaagacccaggttccacccctggatcaagaagatcccctggaggagggcatgacaacccactccagtatccttgcctggggaatcccatggactgaggagcctagtgggctagagtccatggggtctcagagttggacacgactgaagcaactgtgcatgcacgcacacatcaTCTACAAATAATGGCAATTCTGTACTTCTTTTCCTTGCCTTATTGTGCTTGCTAGGCCCTCCAGTATGATGCTGAGCAGAAATGGTGATAGCAggcatcctgtgtgtgtgtgttagtcgctcagtataACTATAGACTGtgtttgtgtcccctcaaaattcagaAGTTGAAACCTAATCCTCAATGCGAGGGTATTAGGAGGTCTTGTCTTTGGAAGGTGACTAGGTCATGAGAGTGGAGCCCTGCTGAATGGGAttgaaaaagagagaatgaaagtcgctcagtcgtgtctgactctttgagaccccatggactataacagtccatggaattctccaggccagaatactggagtgggtagctgttcccttctccaggggatcttcccaacctagggatcgaatccaggtgtttcacattgcaggcggattctttaccagctgatcctcCAGGAAAGCCCGTGATGAATGGGATTAGTACTTTAATAAAAGACCCCAGAGAGTATCCTTATCCCATCACTGTGtggggacacagcaagaagagaGCCGCCCATGAACCAGGAAGTTGGCCCTCACCAGACATCaaacctgccagcaccttgatcttggatttcccagcctccatAACTGTGAGATATAAATGTTTTTGTCTATTAGCCACCTAGTCTACACTATTTTGTTATAGTAGCCTGAACAAAGACAGGAAGTTTTCATTTAGTTTAAAACATTTAcatctactttcttttttaatatttatttatttgtctgcttcaggtcttagttgcggcatgtgggatccagttactggggccctgcattgggagtgcagagtcttagccactgaaccaccagggaagtcccacatctATTTTCTAATTAATATCTCATTAATATTTCTTTCACTCAGAAGATTTTAGTATCAAGGTTATATAAGTCCCATAAAGTGAATTAGAAATGCTCCCTCTTTTTCTACAATCTAGAATTGCTTTTATAAAATtggaattattataattattatacattattattattcctcaGAGCATTTCACCACTGAAGCCATCTGAGACAGTGTTGGCAAGTTATATGTTTGCAAGTGATTTGTCCATTTTACCTAATTTTTCAACCCAATTGGCATAAAGTTTCTTTTTCAGACACTGAGCAAATTATCACATCAGTGGAAGGCCAAGGGCACACATCTAAACTTTGATACTTAACAAAGTCAGAGTATCCTCATTAAAAGGTGAAATATGGGTGTGttgaaagaatcctcctgccagcataagagacacaggtttgatccctgggtcgggaagatcccctggtgaaggaaatggcaacccactgcagttttcttgcctggaaaatctcatagacagaggagcctggcaggctacagtcaatggggtcacaaagagtcagccatgactgaagtgacttagcacacacagctgTTTTCTTGGCAGAGAaacttgggtaaactccgagagatggtgagggacaggtaatcctggtgtgctgctgtccatggggtcacaaagagtcggacacaacgtaccaactgaacaacaacaagctgtTTTCTACTTCTAGACCTCAGCAATGCTATTCCCTCTGACGGGACGACACTCTTCCCTTCATCACCTGGTGGATTCCTTCTTGGTTTGTAGGGGAGAAGGAGGGttgttgttagttttgtttttttgtgtgtgtgccaagtggcttacgggatcttagttccctgaccagggatggaacccgggctgtggcagtgaaagcaccaaaccACTGAACCGGCAGGGACTTCccatttcttgtttttcaaaatgCAGCTCAGGCACCACATCCTCCAAGAAGGCTTTCAGAGTCCCCACACTGGACTGAGCATCTGTCCTAGGGCCCCACAGCTCACTGGATCCATTGCTGCTAATGCTCTAACCACACTTTGGTACTAACCCCCTCTTTGTCTGTCTCCCCCAGTAGACCATGGGCCCATTCCTCTATGCCCTAGAGCAGAGCACACATCAACACTTGTGGAGCTGAAATGAGCTGTAAACACTGAATCATCAGCTAAGTTCTCTAGTCACGTCTCTGTATTTCCCCACACACATTTGTTTGTTCACTTATTTCTCTCAAAaggtatttattgaacacttactatgtgccaggtactgttctagaaGAGTGGCCAGTGGGGAAAGAGGAAAACTTACAAGAGTGTGGTATCCTGGAAACCAAGTGAAGAAAGGATTTCAAGGTTGAGTTGATGGTCCACTGTGTCAAATACTGCCAATCAATCAAGTAAGATTGGGTCTGAGATGACTGTCAATAGCATAATGTGAGTATCGTCAGTGTCTTCAGCACTTTTGCTGAAGTGGCTAGGCAAAAAATCCAACTGGGGCTGTTTCAGAAAAGCATTGGAGCCCTGGAGGAGAAGGACTGAAGAAAGATGACAAAGTTTTGCTGTGAaggcaagtaaataaatatatggtGTTTTATTTTGCTATATAGTTTTTCATTTGCATGCAGTATATACAtctatcttttctttcaaagGTTCTGGGTTTCCAGTTTTGAGTTAGAATGCAATGTCTTAGACAGCAACTCAACTATGACACATTAAGTCCTCTGTCCTTTCTGAGGTCATCCCAATCTTGAGGGCAGAGGGCTCTCCCTGTGTGTCAAAGGCTGTCTTTGTTTTTCACTAACCTCAAAACCTTGTGGCTGATTCACAACCGATTTCCCCTCATCCACAGCTGGCCACATGTCATAGAGTCATATGTGTGACATTAAACACTCATGTGGCCACCATTCTTCCTCCACCTCTCGCAGAAGGTGGAAAAGACCAAAGGATCCGCCCCCACTCCCGCAAGACCACCAGACTACATATTAGTACCACAGGTGAGATGACAAAGATCCTCAAGGACatactgaagcagcagcagcaggtatgaccacatcccaccccacccatccACCTCCACCCACTCTCCACCGTGGTCCTTCCACAGAATGTGGCCACCCTGCACATTTAGGCCCAAAGAGGAAAACACTGCACAAGACACATTGTTTCTCATAGAGTTCTATTGTGGCATATAATAATAGGTACtctatataaattaaattaaaaataaagctccaGCAGGTTGCACAGGTTGGCTGTTAATAAATACATCTCTGGGTAATTGTGCCCCAAGACCAGCTCATGACCACTCTCCCTCAACCAgagaattatacaaaaataaatacaggcttgagggtggggtgggaggggaggacaTGCCCAATTCCATTCTGCAAGTTCTTACACCATCCCCCCATGCCACTTCTCTCCACTGGTATTGCCACAGGGAACCCCATGCTCACTGGAGagctgagggacagagaggcctctcTCCAGTCGAGCATTCTCAGAAGCAAAGGACTGTTCACTGAACAGACCACACATCCCATCTGAACCctctggggaggggggcgggtgaTGCAGGGGCTGCCCCTCCCCAGAGAGGGGAAACCTGTTATTGCTCATCTCACAAGCAGCTCCTACAAGAACCAGACCAGACAGAGGCACAGTGCAAGCACCAGGAGGGACATACCATTGTTCAGAGCCACAGGGACCGCCACCAGCACAGCTAGGACCCCCAGAGTCTGGGTCAGGGGTCCCCAGAGCTGAGGAGGCAATACACACACGCTCTCTGCAGGGTCTGCTAGGGTAGAAGACCTCTTTGGGGGCTCAAGGCTTGGGCCTGAACCCCCTTCATCCTGGGGGCTTACATGGGGCCTGGCCAGGCTGGATGGACAGACTTCAGTCCCTAAGGGACCAAGGAGGGAGAGATCTTGCCCCTGCGAGACCAGAGTGGTTGGCTCCTGGCCAGATATAGAAATCAACCTGTCTGCCAACTCAGTGGTAAACTCCATCTGGGCTTCTGTGGCCCCTGAGGACCCAGTCACCCCAGATATCATCCTACTcacatgcaaagagtcagagtccTTGCTCGTCCCCTTCTCTGGAGCCTCACTGAACTGACCCTCTATACCCAGAGCCACAGGGCTGTTACATCCAGaaccctctgcccatgggagccACACATCTCCCATAGTGGCTACCACAGAAGGGGCCCCCGAGAGGATTTCTGGAGGTGATTCCTTAGGGGTGTCCCCTTCTGGGCTGGAGGGTATGATGGAGAgcccctcttccccctccccctcctcatcAGGGTCCTCGGTGTCCTTGATGAGCTCCACACCGCGCCCCAGCCGGGCATAGTGCAGCGTGATCTCCTCAGCCAGGGCACTGTTCAGGGCCCGCTCAGGGCCAGGCCATTTCAAGATCAGGTCGCGGTCTGTGAGTATGCCCAGGGGATGGCTGGGGGACACCCCTCCATCTATGGAaccctccccaccacctcctgccccaccAGCAGCCACGGCAGCCCGCAGGCGGCTCAGGTGGGACAGGTAGAGCTGCTCCAGCTCCTGGTCGATGGTGTCCTCTCCAAGCAGCTCCTCCAACCCACTCACGACCTCCAGCCCCCCAGGAGGCTTGTCCATGATAGCTCCCACTATGGGCTCCTTTCGGCCCCTTCCATTCTCGCTGGATACTTCCCACGTGGCCTCCATCTGTCGCTGGCTTGGTTCCAGGAGAGGCCCAGCTGCCCCCTCACTTGCATCAGGCCCCGAGGCCTGGTCCCGGGGAGAGCGACCCAGGCcacagagagaagaagagaggggaATCCTGATGGCCGGTGCCTGGGGAACCTCTGTGAAAGTCACAGGCGGGCTGCTTCTGGTGACATCACCTTCTTCTGGGGGTCTGCCAGTCACTGTAACTTCAGAAACCTGGAAACCatgtggggaggaggtgggaggggagagaaagagaagggaagaggcagggaaaaaagcagagacagtaagAACTGGTGACAGCCTGCATCAAGCCCCACAAGTGTTTCCAGATGAAATCTCTTTAAAGAACTATAATTTCCTTAACTCCAAAGACCATGCCTATATTAAAATAGATGGATAAAAGAGGACTTCCTGCAGATCATAAAGCTGAGGAATTCAGTAGGCACCAATACCTGGTGAACAACTATCAGTAAAAACTATTGGTTGACCTCCAAAACATATCCAGGACATCCATATGAATTcatgttattttctctttaaaaacattGTATTTCCTAGCACTGTCTTTTGACAAGGCCTAGGAACAATGACCAGTCTAGTAGCAACAAGCATTCCTAGctcccagatcttggtttctaaataccattctccaCTAAAAGGAATCAGGGATCCTGAAATAAATGACTGTTTTTCAAGTCTGGGGCAGGAAAAGTACAAGATGAGGTTGTGACATATTGACATACCAGAATGTGAGAAAGTGCTCAAAGAATGTTGGGGATGTGTCAAAACAAGTCTGGAGCCAATGAAAATAAACTCCCACTGGCCAGAGACAGTTCAACTTAAGTAGTTAAATTTATTATCAAAATAAATAGGTGCAATGGTTGAAACTCatcaaatatgtttaaaattcatGAGTTAATAATTGGTCACCTTTGGTGTTCATTTCTTCTGAAAACTGgtaaatgaaaggggaaattttaaatatttatccagCTTTTTCTATACAAACTATATATATCCTCAGTGTATATATGCTCAAGGTAGCCAAATAGTTGATATGAGAAAGCTTTTCTTTAGAGAAGAATTACAgctaataaataaaatggaaatagaagtAAACAGGATTGATTCtattaaaattactttaataacagatttaataaatttatttaataaaaattaagtttaataaattaattaaatctaATATTAgatcaaataaaatagaataaattaataaaaattaagtagaaaTGTGTTTCCACGTGGATGCAATCAGCCAAATCCAGTCTGTGGGAAACTCTATAGGACAAACAAGTCTTCATCAACAAACAAATtgtaaaatagatttaaaattctaaaaagacTCATCAACCAAATGCAATGTGTTGACCTTGTTTGGACCCTAAAACACGTACAATATAAGGAAATTTGAACACTGACAAAATATTTGGTAATACTAAGGAATTACCATTAATCTTCTGAGGGGAATGAtgcattgtgggtttttttttgtgagtgcttaattttctgaaatataaaCTGAAGTATTCGTGGATGACATAATGTctaaatctcaaaaataatttcataggGAAGGCGAGAAGAAGGGGTGGGTGGAGTATAGAAAAAGTAGGAATGGATGTGCTAAAATTTGTTGAAGCTGGGTGATAAGTATATGTGGGTTCCTTATACtagtttcattattattattattattatcattattattattattttggttgctcctatggcatgcagaatcttaatttccctgaccagggatcaaacccataccctgtgcagtggaagcatggaatcttaaccactggactgccagggaattcctggtttCTTTACTTTGATATGTTTGAAAATCTTTGCAATAAaaagttaacacacacacacacttacatctctagaatctctctctctccctgccagcACCAGCATCATTCACCTGGACCACTGCAGTAACCTCCTCTTCCTAAGGGTCCCCCAGCTTCTGCCCTCAACCCCACGGTCTATTTTCCTCAAAGCAGCCAGAGGGAACCTGCTAAACCCTGTCAGATCACAGCCCTACTCTGTTCCCCTGACATATAGAGTAAAAGCCAGAGTCCTCTCCACAGCCCATGAGGTCCCACACAATCTGTCCTCCCcaacctctcccacctccctcctgccgCTCCCCTGCACTCACTCTGCCCCTCTGCACTGACCTCCTCGCTGCTCCTCACACATATTAGCCACAGCCCCGGTGGGGGACTTTGCACTAGCCTGGGATGTTCTTCCCTTAGTTATCCACATGCCTCACTATTTCACTTTCTTCAGCTCTTCACTCAAATCTCACTGACCGCTAAGGCCTTCCCTGGCCACCCAGTCTGAAGTTGCAAACATCTCCCCTCctctaaacccccctcccacacacacatccacatacTCTCTCCTtatctctttatttccttcccttAGCACTATCATCTAaaataccatatttttaaaatttgttttttaattggtaaAATACCATATATTTTAACTACTGCTTTGTTTTATTATGTCTCACTCCACTAAAATGTAAGTAAACCCCATGAAGACAGTATTTTTGGTCATTACTATGTTACCAGTGTCCataacagtgcttggcacagagcaagcactcaataaatatttgctaaacaaATGACATTTCTATAAGCCCAAGCAAATAACTGCATTCTACCCTTCTGCCACCAAGTTCTGACTTGGGGTCTCcctcgactcagtggacatgagtttgagcaaactccaagagatagcgaaggacagggaagcccggtgtgctgcagtccatgaggtcacaaaagagtcggacacaacttagcgactaaacagcaacaaacttCTACCGAGGGTTGACCCAGAGCAAGTCAGTCCCCACCACCCAGCCTCTCATCGGGCCACTCATCCAGAGGCTTCCAGGTCTGCTTACCTGAAGTGTCATCTGGGGCCACGGACGGAGAGGTGTAGGGGCCACCAAGGGACCCACTGTCTCCTGGACATCAGGACGCTCTGCTGGAAAGAGGAGGACAGTGTTGGGGCCAGGCAAGTATATGAACTGGCCTGGTTTGATTAAGAAAATATATGCTTCTAGCCAGTAGTCAGATTTGCCTCTGAAGCTTTCTGTGACAATCTAAGGCAGAGGGTGCCTCTTAATTtatggagaaagaagaggaagatagAAATGGTAAATATAAGCTAAAACTCCCACAGCCTGCCAATTGCTTACCCACAGCAGGGGTATTATCGTCCGCACTCTTCATCTTCAGCTCTTCGTTAGGCCTGTGGGGCGGAGGAGAGAATGCATGGATCTGATGCCCTGAAAGGCCAGTTCTGCCACCTACCGGCACTTTCTGAGCCTCTCTGCTGGCCCACCCTCACCTGATAGCTGCAGTTTCTCTTCTGCTGCCTCTCTCTATCCTCTGGTCATAAAGTCTACACACTCACTGTAGAAAACTGACGAAATACAGGAACGTGTAAAGAAGCAGGAGAAAAGTCATGCATCAGCCAGAGGCAACCACCATTACTGTTCTGGAAAATTTCATTCCACACATTCTACGAATCATTTAGATTCTACAGGCATAATTTTGCAGCTGGTTTTGTCCATTTAACAGTAAGAAGCAGAATTATATACTTTTGTAACCATCTGAAATGGCTGCTTACTGCTCCTATCACATGGGCTGACCTTAACGtacatagccattcccttcctacTGGGCAGCTAGGTTATTTCTTTCATCTTGCTCTGGCAAAGCAGACTTCAGCAGACATCACTGGACATAGCTTAATGaacattttggattatttttctaGGGTATATTTCTGGCTGTGGAGGAAACCATCTTTTCCAAGAAATGGTAAGTGAGGACTGTGGGACACAGGAAACAGcaacaggaaggaaagaagcaaaTGGAAAACGGGAAGGTCAGAAAAAAAGGCAGTTATTTGAGGTCACAGGGGCCTAGGTCCCTCCGCCAACCCTCCACCCATTGCTGTATCAGCCTGGCAGGATACTTAACCTTCCTGAACCTCACCCTCCTCATCTTAAAAAGgagcacagaggagccaggatgCGTACACCAAGCACAGGGCAGTCGTAGGAAATGAGGACTTCAAGCCAGacaccagggcctggcacagagcagcgGCTGAAGAGATATTTGTTGGTCTTTTCCTCCTTTGCCAGGCAAGTCTGACCCCAAGGTCTGAGTAGCAGAAACCAAGCGTATTTCACCCAGTCCCTACCACAGGTGAGGGCATGAGGATCATGCGGAAATCATTGTTCTCATGAGTATCAGCTGTTTCCAATGAGGGACCCATTAACTAAAATCATGTGGAGATCTGAGAAGAGCTGAGGCAATAGCTCAGAGCTTTTCTCTTTCTAAGAAGTAACAGTATGATATTGGTACTTCCGGAAGTGGTTGCAACTTTTTTGAAAACATATAATCAATTATCTTCACAATTACCTACAGAAACAGAATTATCACTAGCTGACCTGAATATAGTACTTACTATGGTACTTCGTAGCATAGCTTCACATAGCTTCACATGTATTCACTTAATTCTCATGAGAACCCTATGAGATACTTTTATTCCTTTGAAGTAGACAGTATTATCCTTatcttacagatgatgaaacagaaCCCAAGTAAACAGCTCAGTCATGCAGTAAAGATAGAAATGTAGGCCTTTCAGCTCCTAAGTCTGTGCTCTCAACCAACAAACTGATGAGGGAGGCTGGGATCTTACCATAGCCCCATCTCCAATCCTTTCCAGAGTAGATAGGAAGCAGCAATAATGGACAAGatccctccctccatcttcatTCAAGCTTTGCTTTCAATCTGCCTTTTGCCCACACTGTCATTCCCAGTTTCCCTGCCTGTGTGGGACATGTGGCTAGCAGACCACCAGACACAGAAATGGCTGAAAGAACTGCGTTTTATTAGCACCCTTGGGGAGGAAGCTTGAACAATGCATATGGATCTAGAGTCTGGAAGATCCAGAAAGGACCATCTGTCCTTCTCCACAGACTGGGGCTCACCTCTCCCAGAATCAGAGACTACAGGGCATGGAGTGGGTGACTTTAGGAGCTCAGCCATCATCTCCTGCACTTCATGGATGAGAAAGGGAGATTTGGAGCAAACTGGCTTGGTCCTGCACCAGTCCCCTGAGTAGGCTGAAAATCCAGGTCTTTGGATTGTGGCCCAACACAATTCCTGCTGACTTCTTTGGCTAATGTAGTCCTTCATTAAAGAAAATGTCATCTTCCTAGGGTTTTCTCAAGCATCCTTAAGAAGACCCACAAACAAACAGAGAGGCAActctccttccagggcaggactAAGCTAGCCTTCCCCTGCCATCTGGCCCAGTGCATGTACACATCAGACTTCTACAAGCCACTCCAGAGCCCTGGGTGTATATGAGAGATAAGAGGGGAAACTCAGGATGCAGCAACCAGCAGGGAAAGAACTCCATGGTCCAtttgaaggaagagagagaagaaaaacaaagacataacAATCCTTCTGCCCCTAGAACATCTCTTCCACAGCCGGAGAGGGTGAGAAGAGGCGGAACATCCAAAAACTGGGTCAAGCAATTCAGCCAATCCCAAGATCCACGAAGCCAGCAGAAGTACACAGGTCACTCTCCCTTCCTCCGACGtcagagaaatgaaagcaggagGCACAAACATCTATCGTTCTCCTCCTCCACCGTGGACCCTTTTCACTGATACACCTAAGTCATCTGAAAACCTTCATATCTATCCTTCAAAGCAATACCCTTCCTTTTGCAGAAACTGTTCAcaaatgcagaaactgaggctcaaggaacTGTCTATACACACTAACTACACACCACTCTGGTAAC
The genomic region above belongs to Ovis canadensis isolate MfBH-ARS-UI-01 breed Bighorn chromosome X, ARS-UI_OviCan_v2, whole genome shotgun sequence and contains:
- the PPP1R3F gene encoding protein phosphatase 1 regulatory subunit 3F isoform X1; the protein is MARTAPVEPPLRHPAPPSLASGEPRTSVEAAVAPRRVLFADEALGLPLAQLRRYRPWGGPGAGKMAAAAGQDGDGGGAEDDDGEDGDEGEEEEEACPEPSPLCPVPAGGGFYLVPTFSLPPAPGRLERLGRVMVELEALLPPPGAVPGGAGVWVPGGRPPVLRGLVRVLNRSFEKVVHVRASHDGWASFCDHPARYVPRSPPGAGVGGPGAGDPILDLGLGLGPGQVSASSPDDGGRTDRFAFQLPFAEGAGDGARLDFVVRYETPEGTFWANNHGRNYTVLLRIAPAPIPTDAEGLLQQQQLEPQPECQGPVEAEARQLKSCMKPMRRRPNEELKMKSADDNTPAVERPDVQETVGPLVAPTPLRPWPQMTLQVSEVTVTGRPPEEGDVTRSSPPVTFTEVPQAPAIRIPLSSSLCGLGRSPRDQASGPDASEGAAGPLLEPSQRQMEATWEVSSENGRGRKEPIVGAIMDKPPGGLEVVSGLEELLGEDTIDQELEQLYLSHLSRLRAAVAAGGAGGGGEGSIDGGVSPSHPLGILTDRDLILKWPGPERALNSALAEEITLHYARLGRGVELIKDTEDPDEEGEGEEGLSIIPSSPEGDTPKESPPEILSGAPSVVATMGDVWLPWAEGSGCNSPVALGIEGQFSEAPEKGTSKDSDSLHVSRMISGVTGSSGATEAQMEFTTELADRLISISGQEPTTLVSQGQDLSLLGPLGTEVCPSSLARPHVSPQDEGGSGPSLEPPKRSSTLADPAESVCVLPPQLWGPLTQTLGVLAVLVAVPVALNNGMSLLVLALCLCLVWFL
- the PPP1R3F gene encoding protein phosphatase 1 regulatory subunit 3F isoform X2, with amino-acid sequence MARTAPVEPPLRHPAPPSLASGEPRTSVEAAVAPRRVLFADEALGLPLAQLRRYRPWGGPGAGKMAAAAGQDGDGGGAEDDDGEDGDEGEEEEEACPEPSPLCPVPAGGGFYLVPTFSLPPAPGRLERLGRVMVELEALLPPPGAVPGGAGVWVPGGRPPVLRGLVRVLNRSFEKVVHVRASHDGWASFCDHPARYVPRSPPGAGVGGPGAGDPILDLGLGLGPGQVSASSPDDGGRTDRFAFQLPFAEGAGDGARLDFVVRYETPEGTFWANNHGRNYTVLLRIAPAPIPTDAEGLLQQQQLEPQPECQGPVEAEARQLKSCMKPMRRRPNEELKMKSADDNTPAVAERPDVQETVGPLVAPTPLRPWPQMTLQVSEVTVTGRPPEEGDVTRSSPPVTFTEVPQAPAIRIPLSSSLCGLGRSPRDQASGPDASEGAAGPLLEPSQRQMEATWEVSSENGRGRKEPIVGAIMDKPPGGLEVVSGLEELLGEDTIDQELEQLYLSHLSRLRAAVAAGGAGGGGEGSIDGGVSPSHPLGILTDRDLILKWPGPERALNSALAEEITLHYARLGRGVELIKDTEDPDEEGEGEEGLSIIPSSPEGDTPKESPPEILSGAPSVVATMGDVWLPWAEGSGCNSPVALGIEGQFSEAPEKGTSKDSDSLHVSRMISGVTGSSGATEAQMEFTTELADRLISISGQEPTTLVSQGQDLSLLGPLGTEVCPSSLARPHVSPQDEGGSGPSLEPPKRSSTLADPAESVCVLPPQLWGPLTQTLGVLAVLVAVPVALNNGMSLLVLALCLCLVWFL